A genomic segment from Aegilops tauschii subsp. strangulata cultivar AL8/78 chromosome 1, Aet v6.0, whole genome shotgun sequence encodes:
- the LOC109732133 gene encoding beta-amylase 3, chloroplastic, protein MALTLRSSTSFLAPLDPCSKLLHKPEDAPPSCVAVPQAPARLRALRAVAQAPPAPMEAPAQSELLHGQVQQANAGGGRPSRGGVPVFVMLPLDTVGPGGQVSRGRALAVSLMALRSAGVEGVMVDVWWGVVEREGPGRYDWEGYAELVRMVERAGLRLQMVMSFHQCGGNVGDSCNIPLPPWVLEELNADPDIVYTDRSGRRNPEYISLGCDTLPVLKGRTPVQVYSDYMRSFRDRFAGYLGTVIAEVQVGLGPCGELRYPSYPEANGTWSFPGIGEFQCYDKYMRASLQAAAVAAGHENWGTSGPHDAGEYKQFPEETGFFRRDGTWSTEYGHFFLKWYSGMLLEHGDRVLAAAEAIFGGTGVTLSAKVAGIHWHYRTRSHAAELTAGYYNTRHHDGYEPIAQMLARHGTVLNFTCMEMKDEQQPGHAGCSPELLVQQVRAAARAARVELAGENALERYDEQAFAQVAATAEAAGLSAFTYLRMNRNLFDGDNWRRFVAFVKTMADGGARTTLPRCDTGHSDLYVGFVDAAKEQRAPESEAAAAL, encoded by the exons ATGGCGCTGACGCTGCGGTCCTCGACGTCCTTCCTCGCGCCGCTCGACCCCTGCTCCAAGCTCCTCCACAAGCCCGAGGACGCGCCGCCCTCCTGCGTCGCTGTCCCGCAGGCGCCCGCCCGGCTCCGCGCCCTCAGGGCGGTCGCGCAGGCCCCGCCGGCGCCGATGGAGGCCCCGGCTCAGTCCGAGCTGCTGCACGGCCAGGTCCAGCAGGCGAATGCGGGGGGCGGCCGGCCGAGCAGGGGCGGGGTGCCGGTGTTCGTGATGCTGCCGCTTGACACGGTGGGGCCCGGCGGCCAGGTGTCGCGCGGGCGCGCGCTGGCGGTGAGTCTGATGGCGCTGCGGAGCGCCGGGGTGGAGGGGGTCATGGTGGACGTGTGGTGGGGCGTGGTGGAGCGCGAGGGCCCCGGGCGCTACGACTGGGAGGGCTACGCCGAGCTGGTGCGCATGGTGGAGCGCGCCGGCCTACGGCTCCAGATGGTCATGTCCTTCCATCAGTGCGGCGGCAACGTCGGCGACTCCTGCAA CATCCCGTTGCCGCCATGGGTTCTGGAGGAGTTGAACGCCGACCCGGACATCGTGTACACGGACAGGTCCGGCCGCCGCAACCCCGAGTACATCTCCCTCGGCTGCGACACGCTGCCGGTGCTCAAGGGCCGGACCCCCGTCCAGGTCTACTCCGACTACATGCGCAGCTTCCGCGACAGGTTCGCCGGCTACCTCGGCACCGTCATCGCCGAGGTCCAGGTTGGCCTGGGCCCCTGCGGCGAGCTGAGGTATCCTTCCTACCCGGAGGCCAACGGGACATGGAGTTTCCCGGGCATCGGCGAGTTCCAGTGCTACGACAAGTACATGCGGGCGTCGCTGCAGGCGGCGGCCGTGGCGGCGGGGCACGAGAACTGGGGGACAAGTGGGCCGCACGACGCCGGTGAGTACAAGCAGTTCCCGGAGGAGACGGGCTTCTTCCGCCGGGACGGCACGTGGAGCACCGAGTACGGCCACTTCTTCCTCAAGTGGTACTCCGGGATGCTCCTGGAGCACGGCGACCGCGTGCTGGCCGCTGCCGAGGCCATCTTCGGCGGCACTGGCGTCACGCTGTCTGCCAAGGTCGCCGGCATCCACTGGCACTACCGCACCCGCTCCCACGCCGCCGAGCTCACCGCGGGGTACTACAACACGCGGCACCACGACGGGTACGAGCCCATTGCGCAGATGCTGGCCAGGCACGGCACCGTGCTCAATTTCACGTGCATGGAGATGAAGGACGAGCAGCAGCCCGGCCACGCCGGCTGCTCGCCGGAGCTCCTGGTGCAGCAGGTCAGGgccgcggcgcgggcggcgcgcgTGGAGCTCGCCGGCGAGAACGCGCTGGAGCGGTACGACGAGCAGGCGTTCGCGCAGGTGGCCGCCACCGCCGAGGCCGCCGGGCTGAGCGCGTTCACGTACCTGCGCATGAACCGGAACCTGTTCGACGGCGACAACTGGCGGCGGTTCGTCGCGTTCGTGAAGACCATGGCCGACGGTGGCGCGAGGACGACGCTGCCGAGGTGCGACACTGGGCACTCGGATCTGTACGTGGGGTTCGTTGACGCCGCCAAGGAGCAGAGGGCGCCGGAGTCCGAGGCCGCCGCGGCATTGTAG